A genomic window from Glycine soja cultivar W05 chromosome 10, ASM419377v2, whole genome shotgun sequence includes:
- the LOC114372454 gene encoding protein FAR1-RELATED SEQUENCE 5-like, producing MDGDQNELGTVGEGNVDIGPQTLNNLDLNVEQNCCSSNVAHASDTQSCHPSSANVLSGDTVLGIGTEFESDDHAYQFYNKYARLLGFNVRKDWINRSKVHGQVVSRKFTCSKEGYRRKDKRDANVKKHRKETRSGCLAHMIVTRQPDGKYQVTHFEAQHNHDNINSNSNSANMLNLQNEFSVAQAVEADSNNSLGPKSKSALDVLNKKTSARESLDLLSMNYDNYLHYARERDMKEGEAGRLLGYFQRQHFENPTFFYAIQLDVDDKVSNIFWADDNMVVDYEHFGDVICLDTTCRTNKDLRPFVQFLGINHHRQVLIFAAAFLYDDSIESYNWLFRTFISAMSGKKPKTILTEQEAVIIEAINTVLSHTNHCTCVWQLYENTLKHLSHVVKDAESFANDLRRSIYDPKDEEEFTHAWEAMLEKYNLQQNEWLRWIYREREKWAVVFGQNTFFVDIKGFHLGEILSKKFRNYLNPDLDVLQFFKHFERVVDEQRYKEIEASEEMSRCLPRLMGNVVLLKHASDIYTPRTFEVFQRAYEKSLNVLVNQHSRNGSLFEYKANTFGHTRQYNVTFNSSDDTVVCSCMKFERVGILCSHALKVLDHRNIKVVPSRYILDRWTGHARLGNLREIRQCKMQDNPNMVVTSCYKDLCNRLLKLSARASESMEAYQFAARQLDEVMIGVEKILTLKVEQRQVITSSNIDANASENEPAEIFLNGHSIEDQDESNRANGGKDRRATSDRGYLTTMTCNGADSDRILNVEVSPPNTVVCISSPSSAYVSSHSATPNPILQGLYGFEANQVVHCMYEQTNHVLDHQSNSNTLQPPNIFSNQQDSPGQSQLLQEPIIQSTYHASMLSNNQM from the exons ATGGATGGGGATCAAAACGAGTTGGGTACTGTGGGTGAAGGGAATGTTGATATTGGACCTCAGACGTTGAATAACTTGGACTTGAATGTGGAGCAGAACTGTTGCAGCTCAAATGTTGCTCACGCTAGTGACACTCAATCCTGTCATCCTTCTTCAGCAAATGTACTTAGCGGTGATACTGTATTGGGAATTGGTACGGAATTTGAGTCCGATGATCATGCATACCAATTCTATAACAAGTATGCCAGATTGTTGGGTTTCAATGTTAGAAAAGATTGGATAAATAGGAGTAAGGTGCATGGTCAAGTGGTGTCTAGGAAGTTTACTTGCTCCAAAGAGGGATATCGCAGGAAAGACAAAAGAGATGCTAATGTGAAGAAACATAGGAAGGAAACGAGATCTGGCTGCTTGGCACATATGATTGTCACTCGGCAACCAGATGGTAAATACCAGGTCACCCATTTTGAAGCACAACATAATCATGACAATATAAACTCTAACTCTAACAGTGCTAACAtgttaaacttgcaaaatgaaTTTAGTGTTGCTCAAGCTGTGGAAGCTGACTCAAACAATAGTTTGGGACCTAAATCAAAGTCAGCACTAGATgtgttgaataaaaaaacaagtgCCCGTGAATCTCTTGATCTACTTTCAATGAATTATGATAATTACCTTCATTATGCGAGGGAAAGAGATATGAAGGAAGGAGAAGCAGGGCGTTTGCTTGGTTACTTCCAAAGGCAACACTTTGAAAatccaacatttttttatgccATACAGCTTGATGTTGATGACAAGGTTAGCAATATTTTTTGGGCTGATGACAATATGGTGGTGGATTATGAACATTTTGGTGATGTAATTTGTTTGGATACAACTTGCAGAACAAACAAAGATCTTCGGCCATTTGTACAGTTTTTAGGTATTAACCATCACAGACAAGTGTTAATCTTTGCTGCTGCTTTTCTGTATGACGATTCCATTGAATCATATAATTGGCTATTTCGAACTTTCATTAGTGCAATGTCTGGGAAAAAGCCAAAGACCATTCTCACAGAACAAGAAGCTGTAATTATTGAAGCCATCAATACGGTTTTATCTCACACAAACCATTGTACATGTGTATGGCAGTTGTATGAGAACACTTTGAAACACCTCAGCCATGTTGTTAAAGATGCTGAATCTTTTGCAAACGATCTAAGGAGAAGTATTTATGACCCCAAGGATGAGGAAGAATTTACTCATGCTTGGGAGGCTATGCTGGAGAAGTATAATCTCCAGCAAAATGAATGGCTGAGATGGATTtatagagaaagagagaaatgggCTGTTGTCTTTGGTCAGAATACATTTTTTGTAGACATCAAAGGCTTTCATTTAGGTGAGATTTTgtctaaaaaatttagaaattatcTAAATCCTGACCTTGATGTGCTTCAATTTTTTAAGCATTTTGAAAGGGTAGTAGATGAGCAGCGTTACAAAGAAATAGAAGCTAGTGAGGAAATGAGCAGGTGTTTGCCAAGGCTAATGGGTAATGTGGTTTTGTTGAAGCATGCAAGTGATATTTATACTCCAAGAACATTTGAAGTATTTCAGCGAGCATACGAGAAGTCTTTAAATGTTCTTGTTAACCAACACAGTAGAAATGGATCATTGTTTGAGTACAAAGCAAATACATTTGGGCATACTAGACAATACAATGTCACCTTCAATTCTTCTGATGACACAGTTGTCTGCAGTTGTATGAAGTTTGAGCGTGTTGGTATTCTGTGTAGCCATGCACTAAAAGTTCTTGATCATAGAAACATAAAAGTAGTTCCATCTCGGTACATCTTGGATAGATGGACAGGACATGCAAGGTTGGGAAATCTTAGGGAGATTAGGCAATGTAAAATGCAAGATAATCCTAACATGGTTGTCACAAGCTGTTACAAAGATTTGTGCAACAGACTGCTCAAGTTATCAGCAAGAGCCTCTGAATCTATGGAGGCTTATCAGTTTGCCGCAAGGCAACTTGATGAAGTGATGATAGGAGTGGAGAAAATCTTGACATTAAAAGTTGAGCAACGTCAAGTTATCACCTCAAGTAATATTGATGCAAATGCTTCAGAAAATGAGCCTGCAGAGATCTTTCTGAATGGACATTCAATTGAGGATCAGGATGAAAGTAACAGAGCAAATGGAGGAAAAGACAGGAGAGCTACATCAGATAGGGGCTATCTAACAACCATGACTTGTAATGGAGCTGATTCTGATAGGATTTTGAATGTAGAAGTATCTCCACCAAATACCGTTGTATGCATTTCAAGCCCCTCGTCTGCATATGTTTCATCTCATTCTGCAACACCAAATCCCATTCTGCAG GGTTTGTACGGTTTTGAAGCCAATCAAGTGGTTCACTGCATGTATGAACAGACTAATCATGTGCTCGACCATCAATCTAATTCTAACACCTTACAACCACCAAACATCTTTTCTAACCAACAGGATTCTCCTGGTCAATCTCAGCTGCTGCAG GAGCCTATAATCCAGAGCACATACCATGCGTCCATGCTCAGCAATAATCAGATGTGA